Below is a genomic region from Ancylomarina subtilis.
TTTTTGTATCGAATACGCTTAGGCCCTTCATCGCCCAGTCGTTTCTTTTTATTAATCTCGTAATCGCTGTACCCCCCTTCGAAGAAATGCACATGCGAGTCGCCTTCAAAAGCCAGAATATGGGTTGCAATTCGATCGAGAAACCAACGGTCGTGAGAAATAACCACGGCACAACCTGCAAAGCTTTCCAAACCTTCTTCAAGAGCACGAAGCGTGTTTACATCAATATCATTGGTTGGCTCATCCAGTAGCAGCACGTTGGCTTCTTCTTTTAGCGTTAAAGCCAGGTGCAAGCGATTACGCTCACCACCGGAAAGCACACCACATTTCTTTTCCTGATCGGCTCCGGTAAAGTTAAAGCGGCCCACATAAGCACGGGCGTTGATGGTTCGTCCGCCAACATTAATTAAATCGCCACCACCTGAAATCACTTCGTAAACCGATTTCTCAGGATCGATCTCGGCATGTTGCTGATCAACGTAACCCACTTTCACGGTTTCACCCACCTCGAAAGTTCCCTTATCAGGTTGCTCAAGTCCCATAATCATTCTGAACAGAGTGGTTTTACCTGCCCCATTAGGACCAATCACACCCACAATACCTGCTGGTGGCAATTCGAACTCCAAATCTTCGTATAAAAGTTTTGAATCGAAACCTTTTGATACACCCTGCACCTGAATCACCTTGTTCCCCAAACGAGGACCATTAGGAATGAAGATCTCCAGCTTTTCTTCCTTTTGCTTTAAATCTTCGTTCATCATATTATCGTAGGCATTCAAACGCGCCTTGTTTTTTGCCTGGCGTGCTTTAGGTGCCATACGCACCCACTCCAACTCGCGTTCAAGTGTTTTACGGCGCTTACTAGCCGTTTTCTCTTCCATGGCCATACGTTGGGTCTTCTGATCCAACCACGAACTGTAATTCCCTTTCCATGGAATTCCTTCCCCACGGTCAAGTTCAAGAATCCATCCCGCAACATTATCCAGGAAGTAACGGTCGTGAGTGATACTGATAACGGTTCCTTTATACTGCGCCAGGTGTTGCTCCAGCCATTCTACGGATTCAGCATCCAGGT
It encodes:
- the ettA gene encoding energy-dependent translational throttle protein EttA, coding for MADDKKIIFSMDRVSKTFSSQKKVLNNINLSFFYGAKIGIIGLNGSGKSTLLKIIAGIEPSFDGHVVWSKDHNIGYLAQEPELDDAKTVREIVEEGVQEIVDCLAAYEAVNLKFADPDVLEDPDKMQAVMDEQADLQEKIDHFDAWNLDTKLERAMDALRCPEGDALVKHLSGGERRRVALCRLLLQEPDILLLDEPTNHLDAESVEWLEQHLAQYKGTVISITHDRYFLDNVAGWILELDRGEGIPWKGNYSSWLDQKTQRMAMEEKTASKRRKTLERELEWVRMAPKARQAKNKARLNAYDNMMNEDLKQKEEKLEIFIPNGPRLGNKVIQVQGVSKGFDSKLLYEDLEFELPPAGIVGVIGPNGAGKTTLFRMIMGLEQPDKGTFEVGETVKVGYVDQQHAEIDPEKSVYEVISGGGDLINVGGRTINARAYVGRFNFTGADQEKKCGVLSGGERNRLHLALTLKEEANVLLLDEPTNDIDVNTLRALEEGLESFAGCAVVISHDRWFLDRIATHILAFEGDSHVHFFEGGYSDYEINKKKRLGDEGPKRIRYKKLLAD